A window of the Chitinispirillum alkaliphilum genome harbors these coding sequences:
- a CDS encoding tRNA(Ile)-lysidine synthetase, translating into MYLSQSCESEVLHFCNQNLKQNSSVLLCVSGGADSVSMLYLLYELMPKLPLKKIAVAHVNHALRGEESDEDEKLVEAFSNNLRLEFFNKRLSKRTPKSGGIEEWARNERYKFFHQVKKKHCFDYIATAHTKDDQAETVLMRLMRGAGIRGLRGILPAREDGVIRPLLSLQREELLKWLNERNIRYRNDSSNEDQNFKRNWIRHTILPAIKLGEPDVVNNLSCFARQMNKLNEQTEAQVNIWIRSNVIDCNPDLVRVKREGFTDTALASSAVIELFRRNGITVLRDHIQRVVDAALTVNKTKFLLPSGWCCMNRKNQLLIYRVNAPRVSFNYLLDYPGEIICEEIAARFLVSGYQKNNGIMPRDNKTVWLNVERNELPLSFRAVNDEDEFWPLGAKGSMNLKQFLSAQGVSRWEYEHMGVVVSAQGEVVWVPGMRISHKFRVTEGCRRVFIISFQPHK; encoded by the coding sequence ATGTATCTTTCCCAGTCTTGTGAATCAGAAGTTCTTCATTTTTGCAATCAAAATCTTAAGCAGAATAGTTCTGTTCTTCTCTGCGTCAGCGGGGGAGCGGATTCCGTTTCAATGCTCTATCTTCTATATGAACTTATGCCAAAGTTGCCGCTGAAAAAAATTGCTGTTGCTCACGTAAATCACGCTCTCAGGGGAGAGGAGTCTGATGAAGATGAGAAATTGGTAGAGGCTTTTTCAAATAACTTAAGGCTGGAGTTTTTTAACAAAAGGCTTTCGAAGAGAACCCCAAAAAGTGGTGGAATAGAGGAGTGGGCCAGAAATGAAAGATACAAATTTTTCCATCAGGTTAAGAAAAAACACTGTTTTGATTATATAGCTACGGCTCACACAAAGGATGATCAGGCAGAAACGGTTTTGATGCGGCTTATGAGGGGAGCTGGGATCAGGGGATTAAGGGGTATTTTGCCGGCACGTGAAGATGGAGTTATACGTCCTCTTTTGTCTTTGCAGAGGGAAGAGTTGCTGAAGTGGTTAAATGAAAGGAATATAAGATACAGGAATGACTCATCCAATGAGGATCAGAACTTTAAGAGAAATTGGATAAGGCACACCATTCTTCCCGCAATCAAACTTGGTGAGCCGGATGTGGTGAATAATCTGAGTTGCTTTGCCAGACAGATGAATAAACTGAATGAACAAACAGAGGCTCAAGTCAATATATGGATCCGTTCCAACGTAATAGATTGCAACCCCGATCTAGTTAGGGTAAAAAGAGAGGGGTTTACAGACACCGCACTGGCGTCATCTGCGGTAATAGAGCTTTTCAGACGTAACGGAATAACAGTACTGAGAGATCATATTCAAAGGGTCGTAGACGCAGCGCTAACAGTGAATAAAACCAAATTCCTTCTCCCATCGGGTTGGTGTTGCATGAACAGGAAGAATCAGCTGCTTATTTACAGAGTTAATGCTCCGAGGGTCAGTTTCAATTATCTGTTGGATTACCCCGGGGAAATCATATGTGAAGAGATTGCTGCACGGTTTCTGGTATCAGGATACCAAAAGAATAATGGCATTATGCCCCGGGACAATAAAACTGTCTGGCTTAACGTAGAGAGAAATGAACTTCCGCTTTCGTTTCGGGCTGTCAATGATGAGGATGAATTTTGGCCTTTAGGGGCAAAAGGAAGCATGAATTTGAAGCAGTTCTTATCTGCACAGGGAGTATCGAGGTGGGAATATGAGCACATGGGTGTTGTAGTTTCGGCTCAGGGAGAAGTGGTGTGGGTACCCGGGATGCGTATTTCCCATAAATTCAGGGTTACAGAAGGGTGCAGGAGAGTTTTTATCATTTCCTTTCAACCACACAAATGA
- a CDS encoding Cell division protein FtsH, with product MADPSVITNLSSDEEAATTGYFVVNLPFVDSQMLSEWDQRGFEYTFEQENVWGNVLIGMLPYVFLIMIWIFFIRRMNSGQKGMFSFGKSKAKLHSLDRPQLTFADAAGVEEAKSELSEIIEFLKDPNKFKKLGGKIPKGVLLLGPPGTGKTLLARCVAGEAGVPFLSMSGSDFVEMFVGVGASRVRDLFDTAKKSSPCIIFIDEIDAVGRQRGAGLGGGHDEREQTLNQMLVEMDGFEVNSGVILIAATNRADVLDPALLRPGRFDRQVVVDMPDVKGREGILKVHTAKIPLGSDVDLHTIARGTPGFVGADLANLVNEASLMAARFGQDYVTMLDFEEAKDKVLMGTERKSLVLSEKEKKVTAYHEAGHAICNIHCTEADPLHKVTIIPRGRALGVTFSLPGEDRYSYTKQYILDRVCIMLGGRIAEQMIFNHQTTGASNDIKQATNLVRKMVCDYGMTDELGPIAYGEQDEAIFLGREVNRHRDFSDKTAETIDSVMRKIFEEQLKRAQQILNDHHDQLELLANALLEHEMLDREEILKVINGDTLESAKKARVLPRAVSRKQKSETLIEDKGGDDEQEESAIALGAENSGKPHAS from the coding sequence GTGGCAGATCCTTCGGTTATAACAAATCTCTCCAGTGATGAGGAGGCTGCAACAACCGGTTATTTTGTGGTAAATCTGCCCTTTGTGGATTCTCAGATGCTTAGTGAATGGGATCAGAGGGGTTTTGAGTATACCTTTGAACAGGAAAATGTGTGGGGGAATGTGCTTATCGGTATGTTGCCATATGTTTTTCTTATAATGATCTGGATTTTCTTTATTCGCAGAATGAATTCCGGACAGAAAGGTATGTTTTCTTTCGGTAAGAGCAAGGCAAAACTGCATTCACTCGATCGTCCTCAGCTTACTTTTGCTGATGCTGCGGGTGTAGAGGAGGCAAAAAGTGAACTGTCTGAAATTATCGAATTTCTAAAGGATCCAAACAAGTTCAAAAAACTTGGTGGTAAAATTCCCAAAGGGGTTCTTCTTTTAGGTCCTCCGGGAACAGGTAAAACTCTTCTTGCCAGATGTGTGGCCGGAGAGGCCGGGGTACCGTTTCTGTCCATGAGCGGATCTGATTTTGTTGAGATGTTTGTGGGTGTTGGTGCATCCAGGGTGAGAGATCTCTTTGACACAGCTAAGAAGAGTTCGCCATGTATCATCTTCATAGATGAAATTGATGCTGTGGGGCGTCAGCGTGGAGCAGGACTTGGTGGTGGGCATGATGAGAGAGAACAGACTCTTAATCAGATGCTTGTTGAGATGGATGGTTTTGAGGTTAATTCCGGAGTGATCCTTATAGCTGCAACAAACCGTGCCGATGTGCTTGATCCTGCACTTCTCAGGCCCGGGCGCTTTGACCGTCAGGTTGTGGTGGATATGCCCGATGTAAAGGGACGTGAGGGAATACTTAAAGTACACACTGCGAAGATCCCTCTTGGATCAGATGTTGATCTTCACACCATTGCACGGGGTACACCGGGTTTTGTGGGGGCGGATCTTGCAAATCTGGTAAACGAAGCTTCATTGATGGCTGCCAGATTCGGGCAGGACTATGTTACAATGCTGGATTTTGAAGAGGCTAAGGATAAAGTGCTTATGGGAACAGAGCGTAAGAGCCTTGTGCTTTCGGAAAAAGAGAAAAAGGTAACTGCCTATCATGAAGCGGGACATGCGATCTGTAATATCCATTGCACAGAAGCCGATCCGTTGCATAAGGTTACAATTATTCCAAGGGGACGTGCTTTGGGAGTCACTTTCTCACTGCCCGGAGAAGACAGATACAGTTACACTAAACAGTACATACTGGATAGAGTGTGTATAATGCTGGGTGGAAGGATTGCTGAACAGATGATCTTTAATCATCAGACAACCGGCGCTTCAAATGATATAAAACAGGCAACCAATCTGGTTAGAAAGATGGTGTGCGATTATGGTATGACCGACGAATTGGGACCAATTGCCTATGGCGAACAGGATGAGGCGATTTTCCTGGGCAGAGAGGTAAACCGTCACCGGGATTTTTCAGATAAAACTGCTGAAACAATCGATTCGGTAATGCGTAAAATTTTCGAAGAGCAGCTTAAGAGGGCACAGCAGATCTTAAATGATCACCATGATCAGCTTGAGCTGCTGGCTAATGCACTCCTTGAGCATGAGATGCTCGACAGGGAAGAAATCCTCAAGGTAATAAACGGTGATACACTTGAAAGTGCCAAAAAAGCGAGGGTTTTGCCAAGAGCGGTTTCACGAAAACAAAAATCAGAAACCCTCATTGAAGACAAGGGGGGTGATGATGAGCAGGAGGAATCTGCGATTGCCCTGGGAGCAGAAAACTCCGGTAAACCGCATGCTTCCTGA